A single region of the Candidatus Poribacteria bacterium genome encodes:
- a CDS encoding leucine-rich repeat domain-containing protein: MKISVNIPDAVLRGEIEKVLGKAPGALIPQAEMATLTKLDTRRYEISNLTGLEFATNLKTLYLRSIDVLDLTPLKNLMNLETLNFRGADVLDITPLAHLTNLKRLYLESTDTSELSPLAHLANLETLNLSDTFVSDLSPLAHLANLKRLYLRGTDILDLTPLENLTNLETLNFRGADVLDITPLAHLTNLKRLYLESTDISELSPLAHLTNLETLSLGFTSVSDLSPLENLTNLKTLNLRGTDILDLTPLENLTELRSLYLSSTISEIKIKSSSDITIDLREIASEAKKKIKQAILRLAKESGLSDKELEEAAKSINGVSNAVETVTKQENAASNEKQETVKTSEEYASDITPLSNLANLERLTLSSTSVSDITPLSNLTELQSLYLRFASVSDITPLSNLTNLEYLNLSDTDISDIGPLENLTNLERLYLCDTSVSDITPLSNLTNLEYLNLSDTDISDITPLSNLTKLQIYWE; this comes from the coding sequence GCGTGAATATTCCAGATGCTGTGCTCCGTGGGGAGATTGAGAAAGTCCTCGGTAAGGCGCCCGGGGCACTGATCCCCCAGGCGGAGATGGCAACCTTGACAAAACTTGATACGCGGAGATACGAGATAAGTAACCTGACAGGACTTGAGTTTGCTACAAACTTAAAGACACTGTATCTTCGTAGCATAGATGTTTTGGATCTCACGCCTCTGAAAAACTTGATGAACTTGGAAACGCTGAATTTTCGTGGCGCGGATGTATTGGATATCACACCTCTGGCACATCTAACGAACTTGAAGCGGTTGTATCTTGAGTCCACGGATACATCGGAACTGAGTCCCTTGGCACATCTGGCAAACTTGGAGACGCTGAATCTTAGTGACACGTTTGTGTCGGATCTCAGTCCTCTGGCACATCTGGCAAACTTGAAGCGGTTGTATCTTCGTGGCACAGATATTTTGGATCTCACGCCCCTGGAAAACTTGACGAACTTGGAAACGCTGAATTTTCGTGGCGCGGATGTATTGGATATCACACCTCTGGCACATCTAACGAACTTGAAGCGGTTGTATCTTGAGTCCACGGATATATCGGAACTTAGTCCTCTGGCACATCTGACGAACTTGGAGACGCTAAGTCTTGGGTTCACGTCTGTGTCAGATCTCAGTCCTCTGGAAAATTTGACGAACTTGAAGACGTTGAATCTTCGTGGCACAGATATTTTGGATCTCACGCCCCTGGAAAATCTGACAGAATTGCGGTCTCTGTACCTTAGTTCGACAATATCTGAGATAAAAATTAAATCCTCCTCTGACATTACAATTGATCTTAGAGAAATAGCATCAGAAGCAAAAAAAAAGATCAAGCAAGCGATACTACGACTCGCCAAAGAATCTGGTCTATCAGATAAAGAATTGGAAGAAGCTGCTAAATCTATAAATGGGGTGAGCAATGCTGTTGAAACCGTAACTAAGCAAGAGAACGCAGCAAGTAATGAAAAACAAGAAACTGTAAAAACTTCTGAAGAGTATGCGTCGGATATCACACCTCTGTCAAATCTGGCGAACTTGGAGCGGCTGACTCTCAGTTCCACATCTGTATCGGATATCACGCCTCTGTCAAATCTGACAGAATTGCAGTCTCTGTATCTTCGTTTCGCGTCTGTATCGGATATCACACCTCTGTCAAATCTGACGAACTTGGAGTATCTGAATCTTAGTGACACAGATATATCGGATATCGGCCCTTTGGAAAATCTAACAAACTTGGAGCGACTGTATCTTTGTGACACGTCTGTGTCGGATATCACACCTCTGTCAAATCTGACGAACTTGGAGTATCTGAATCTTAGTGACACAGATATATCGGATATCACACCCCTGTCAAACCTGACAAAATTACAGATATACTGGGAGTGA